The Thermodesulfobacteriota bacterium genome includes a window with the following:
- a CDS encoding DUF2283 domain-containing protein yields the protein MATTVTARTESFIKGCLNMAADMMRLPARQVWIDYDKEADVLYMSFRKPQRATRTIEADEDILIRKDGRAIVGITVLNVSTRGQDGEVI from the coding sequence ATGGCGACAACAGTGACCGCCAGGACGGAGAGTTTCATCAAGGGATGCCTGAACATGGCTGCCGACATGATGAGGCTCCCTGCCCGGCAAGTCTGGATTGATTACGACAAGGAAGCTGATGTCTTGTATATGAGCTTTCGCAAGCCGCAACGAGCCACCAGGACCATAGAAGCGGACGAGGACATATTGATCCGGAAAGACGGACGTGCCATCGTTGGCATAACCGTTCTGAACGTCAGCACGCGCGGCCAGGACGGTGAGGTCATCTGA